GCTGGGGACTCAAGCTAGTTGATAGTCACGAATCTCATGATCAGTTGTAGTTGTTTTTCTTAAATGTAATGCGAGATAGTAATTTATTTGTACACGATTGTTGATATAGTCAATTTTTTCCTTCAGGTCcctttcttttgaaaaaaatatcaaagaaaATCCTCGGCGAATCTGTGAGTGCGTATCAAACTACAGTCTAGATAGTACAACTGGAGGAAAATTACTTGGACAACCATTGTCTGccccctcctgttttgtgtgatccCGGTTaaactacgtcaacattttatattgtttttttataaagataataagacaaaaatgaatagtaatataaaatgttgacgtggcttaacagtGACCACACAAATAAAAGGGCACGGAAAGTGAaagggcaaacaatccttgtccaaatTACTAACCCAATCGCAAGCATGATCATACTTACGTCATAAATTGGCAAATTCATAGCTCCTATTAGGACATGGTTTTCAATGCTCCCCGACTTTATTAAACTTCTGCgtattgaaaatcgatcaatgttaCCATAAACATGTTTTTCTGTTCGGCATCACAACGGAGTTCTTTTACTAGCAATTCTACCAAAAAGAAAGTTACCATAAACATGTTTCTCAATCATATAACTAAACTGGAATTCTTCGTTCGCCTTGATGGAAAAATATatcaatattattaaacaaagatgctcacagagagagagagagagagagagagagagagagagagagagagagagagagagagagagagagagagagagagagagagagagtaagcaTTCATCACTCGTTAAACATAACGCCCACAACATCAAAGCAGCATAACTAGAAAACTCATACATATGGCCAAAGCTGCAGACCTGCTCCATCAGAAAACCAAAGGTCTTTACTTAATTCTTTCTGCCTTCGCACAAGATAATGTGGTAACCATGCCTGCACAAGTATCCAAACAAGAACGAAATATGAGCCAACCGTGTCGCTAAACTCGGCACATGTATAATATCACAGTTCAAACATTATGGCATCTTAAAGCATCTAATCCAAAAGCAAAATGAAGGGATTGGGCAAGGCTCATACTGGCAATGGAACACTAGATCGACAGTCGAACGGGCAATAAAGGGACACTAAAACGTGTTTCGTTGCATGTTTAGTGCCGATGAGTGAAAaggtttcatttttgttttatgaaTTGCGAACAGTTCTATTTGTGCATATTTTCCAATACTATAACATCTTAGATATTGATAAATATGAAATGAGTGATAAGAAGTGCAGCCAACCTCAATCAACAAGCAATCTGATGTGGCCTAAAACATGGGATTATTGGCTATAAGCCTATaatcaaagaaaaactaatgaaaaggtcttgaaaactttgagttttgaatgataaggacaaaataaagagtaaatgaatgtggtttttcgttaaagtgaacagtactggtgtttttcgttaaagttccctataatcAATGTATTCCAATCCAATCCAGCCTAATCCAGGAGTAATCTAACCAATCGGCCAAAAGGGGTAGCACATAAAAAAcagaaagattgaaactttgaaaacacATACGTTGATTTGAAGGGCGCACTGGTTGCCCCAATTGGAGTAGCGAAAGCAACATCCTGAAAAGGGCCTGCCATCTTCCCGCGAGGGAACCACCCAAGATCCCCGCCTTTCTTCCCCGACGGGCACTCGGAGTACTCCGCCGCTAGTTTTGCGAACTCCGGCGGAGGGACTTTGTCGCCGTTTTCGAGCCAGCCGTCCTGCAGCTTCTTGTAGGCTTCGTTGATTTTGCCTTGCTTCTCACAAAGTATGTGCCTTGCTTTCACATAAGTGCAGGTGCCGAGCCCGTCCGCGGCCTTCCCGGATTTACCCTTTCCTTTGGCGCCACCGTCTTCGCTGCCGCCCGCCACCTTTCCCTTCCCCTTTCCTCCTCCCTTCGCGTCCTTCCCCATGTCTTCGACTAATTTACCCTGAAAATTACTgtttaaccaaaattaacatacaaattaacaaaacccataaatatatataacgaATTAAATCTTAATTCTCACCGATTGGAGGTCGGAGTGTTcttctgggttttgggtttcaGTTCAACTGTGACTGAGGATATATGCTCTCCCTTGGTGCCTGCCAAAGCGACGGCCTGTACTTTGAGATTTTTGGTGGCTA
The nucleotide sequence above comes from Malus sylvestris chromosome 16, drMalSylv7.2, whole genome shotgun sequence. Encoded proteins:
- the LOC126607294 gene encoding uncharacterized protein LOC126607294 produces the protein MGKDAKGGGKGKGKVAGGSEDGGAKGKGKSGKAADGLGTCTYVKARHILCEKQGKINEAYKKLQDGWLENGDKVPPPEFAKLAAEYSECPSGKKGGDLGWFPRGKMAGPFQDVAFATPIGATSAPFKSTHGYHIILCEGRKN